In Romboutsia lituseburensis, a genomic segment contains:
- a CDS encoding DUF1540 domain-containing protein, which produces MQSNLNCADNTCAFNKSGNCYASHIKIEGFDAYITPETYCDSFRDAHSFNLSNSNDQTSLTGTQNVSCSAINCKYNFSGGCGASNVQINQENDSCETFQVK; this is translated from the coding sequence ATGCAAAGTAATCTAAATTGCGCAGATAACACATGTGCTTTTAATAAATCTGGGAATTGCTATGCTTCCCATATTAAAATTGAAGGATTTGATGCTTACATAACACCTGAAACTTATTGCGATAGCTTTAGAGATGCTCATTCATTCAATTTGTCAAATTCTAATGACCAAACATCTTTAACAGGAACTCAAAATGTCTCTTGCTCTGCTATTAACTGTAAATACAATTTTAGTGGTGGCTGTGGTGCTAGTAACGTTCAAATAAATCAAGAAAATGATAGCTGTGAAACATTTCAAGTAAAATAA
- a CDS encoding nitroreductase family protein, with protein MELKKQWLDSVNNRVSRRTYLEKDLNDTDILSITNLIDEINKESKLNIQFIKNGKLCISGFKASYGMISGVNSFVALVANKDIKNYKQKIGYYGEMITLQATSLGLGTCWVGGTYDKNLCKKHIKFSDNEDLIGIIAIGYVPKELSIKEKVVKNLNKKNKDLKDLFINNQKELYSWMESGAEFALKAPTALNKKEISFEVNDGKVKAIINSKNHGYEDIDLGICMLHFELGANKEGHLGNWYNENGSYIFY; from the coding sequence ATGGAATTAAAAAAACAATGGTTAGATTCTGTAAATAATAGAGTGTCAAGACGTACGTATTTAGAAAAAGACTTAAATGATACTGATATATTGTCTATTACAAATTTAATAGATGAAATAAATAAAGAAAGTAAATTAAATATACAGTTTATTAAAAATGGAAAATTATGTATAAGTGGATTTAAAGCTTCTTATGGAATGATAAGTGGTGTTAATTCATTTGTAGCATTAGTAGCTAATAAAGATATAAAAAATTATAAACAAAAAATTGGATATTATGGAGAAATGATTACTCTACAAGCTACTTCATTGGGACTTGGAACTTGTTGGGTTGGGGGAACCTATGATAAAAACTTATGTAAAAAGCATATAAAGTTCAGTGATAATGAAGATTTAATAGGTATAATTGCAATTGGATATGTTCCAAAAGAATTATCTATAAAAGAAAAAGTAGTAAAAAACTTAAATAAAAAAAATAAAGATCTAAAAGATCTGTTTATTAATAATCAAAAAGAATTATATTCTTGGATGGAAAGCGGAGCAGAGTTTGCATTAAAAGCTCCGACGGCATTAAATAAAAAAGAAATATCATTTGAAGTTAATGATGGAAAAGTAAAAGCCATAATAAACAGTAAAAATCATGGATATGAAGATATTGATTTAGGAATCTGTATGTTACATTTTGAACTAGGTGCAAACAAAGAAGGGCATTTGGGAAATTGGTATAATGAAAATGGAAGTTATATTTTTTACTAA
- a CDS encoding cation:proton antiporter, with translation MITILISLVVIGILSNCSGKIVEKIKLPSLIGMMIVGMIIGPAILNLVPKQTLDISPIIKDIALVTVLFIGGLGINISQIKQIGRPAVLLSVIPATLEGFTISFLAIIFLNFTFVQGAILGFIIAAVSPAVLIPAMVSLIERKLGQDKAIPQMLLVGASCDDTIAITLFTTFLSIYIQSESGNNISILIQLFLIPITIISSLIGGFLVFKISKKFIGSTSNSYLKTIIAFIFCLIMRSIEKNLDVEIFNSLLAVMVYGFFIRNYLSDSSKMILENMNYVWKTGKLYLFTFVGMAINPTLVGKYFIVGLILLTISLSIRSLGVLIALNGTNLSRKEKLFCIIAYLPKATVQSAKASIPLQMGVAGGEIMQAIAILSVLVTAPIGAIGIELTSEKILKKEENFEKIAKDINIIEKNIQTI, from the coding sequence ATGATAACAATATTAATTAGCTTGGTTGTTATAGGAATTTTATCTAATTGTAGTGGAAAAATAGTAGAAAAAATAAAATTACCATCATTAATAGGTATGATGATTGTAGGTATGATAATAGGTCCAGCTATCTTAAATTTAGTGCCTAAACAAACTTTAGATATATCACCAATTATAAAAGATATAGCGCTTGTAACAGTTTTATTTATAGGAGGATTAGGCATAAATATTTCTCAAATTAAGCAAATAGGTAGGCCTGCGGTGTTACTTAGTGTGATCCCGGCAACATTGGAAGGATTTACAATATCATTTTTAGCAATTATATTTTTAAATTTTACATTTGTGCAAGGTGCAATTTTAGGATTTATAATAGCGGCGGTTTCACCTGCTGTTTTAATACCAGCAATGGTATCTTTGATAGAAAGGAAGTTAGGGCAAGATAAAGCTATACCGCAAATGTTACTGGTAGGCGCTAGCTGTGATGATACAATTGCTATAACATTATTTACTACTTTTTTAAGCATATACATACAAAGCGAATCAGGTAACAATATATCTATATTGATTCAATTATTCTTAATACCAATAACAATAATTAGTAGCTTGATAGGAGGATTTTTAGTATTTAAAATAAGTAAGAAGTTCATAGGATCAACTAGTAATAGTTATTTAAAAACAATAATAGCATTTATATTTTGCTTAATAATGAGAAGTATCGAAAAAAATTTAGACGTTGAAATATTTAATTCTTTATTAGCAGTAATGGTGTATGGATTCTTTATTCGAAATTATTTAAGTGATAGCTCTAAAATGATTTTAGAAAATATGAATTATGTTTGGAAAACGGGGAAATTATATTTATTTACTTTTGTTGGAATGGCAATAAATCCAACACTAGTAGGTAAATATTTTATTGTAGGATTAATATTACTTACAATTTCATTAAGTATACGTTCTTTAGGTGTATTAATTGCGCTTAATGGAACTAATTTAAGTAGAAAAGAAAAGTTGTTTTGTATAATAGCATATCTTCCAAAGGCAACAGTACAATCAGCAAAAGCATCTATTCCTTTGCAAATGGGGGTTGCAGGTGGCGAAATAATGCAGGCTATTGCAATATTAAGTGTGTTAGTAACAGCACCTATAGGAGCAATAGGTATAGAACTTACATCAGAGAAAATTCTTAAAAAAGAAGAAAATTTTGAAAAAATAGCTAAAGATATAAATATAATTGAAAAAAATATCCAAACTATATAA
- a CDS encoding SH3 domain-containing protein → MVDKKIAVALCATTIGFAMASTDSFANESQGIITVSALNIRSGPSTSYSVVTKAYKGDKVEILESSNGWHKVKLSNGSIGWGSGSYISVDGNSGSVTPETPSTGKKATITTSSLNIRSGPSTSYSVVTKAYKGDKVEILESYNGWYKVKLSNGQVGWGSGSYISLDGDSGQTDQEIPVNPDTPSTGKEGVITTSSLNIRSGPSTSYSIITKASKGDKVEILESSNGWYKVKLSNGKIGWGSGSYISLGGNSGSTNPEIPETPSIGKKGIITTSSLNIRSGPSTSYSIITKASKGEAVDVLESSNGWYKIKLSNGKIGWGSSLYISLNGNSSGNTNDGNNSDNGSSENNGNGSESIPQDKVQAIVDIAKDQIGKPYVWGAEGPDTFDCSGLTYYVYGKVGIKLPRVSRDQYGVGTYVSRSNLQPGDLLFSSTDGSGNITHVGIYIGNGEMIHSPKPGANVQTTNINSSYWQNAHIGAKRVI, encoded by the coding sequence ATGGTAGATAAAAAGATAGCAGTAGCACTTTGTGCTACTACAATAGGATTTGCAATGGCATCAACAGATTCATTTGCAAATGAAAGTCAAGGTATTATAACAGTAAGTGCTTTAAACATAAGGAGTGGCCCGAGTACAAGTTACTCTGTAGTAACAAAGGCGTATAAAGGGGATAAAGTAGAAATATTAGAAAGCTCTAATGGATGGCATAAAGTGAAATTGTCAAATGGAAGTATAGGATGGGGAAGTGGATCTTATATAAGCGTAGATGGAAATTCGGGATCAGTAACTCCTGAAACACCATCAACAGGTAAAAAGGCTACAATAACAACAAGTTCATTAAACATAAGAAGTGGACCAAGTACAAGTTATTCTGTAGTAACAAAGGCGTATAAAGGGGATAAAGTAGAGATATTAGAAAGCTATAATGGATGGTATAAAGTGAAATTATCAAATGGACAAGTAGGATGGGGAAGTGGTTCTTATATAAGTTTAGATGGAGATTCGGGACAAACAGATCAGGAAATACCTGTTAATCCAGATACACCATCAACAGGAAAAGAAGGAGTAATAACAACAAGTTCATTAAATATAAGAAGCGGACCAAGTACAAGTTATTCTATAATAACAAAAGCATCAAAAGGGGATAAAGTAGAAATATTAGAAAGTTCTAATGGATGGTATAAAGTAAAATTATCAAATGGAAAAATAGGATGGGGAAGTGGTTCTTATATAAGTTTAGGCGGTAACTCAGGATCTACAAATCCAGAAATTCCAGAAACTCCTTCAATAGGTAAAAAAGGAATAATAACAACGAGTTCACTAAATATAAGAAGTGGACCAAGTACGAGTTATTCTATAATAACAAAAGCATCAAAAGGTGAAGCTGTAGATGTTTTAGAGAGTTCAAATGGATGGTACAAGATAAAACTATCAAATGGAAAAATAGGATGGGGAAGCAGCTTATATATCAGTCTAAATGGTAACTCGTCTGGGAATACAAATGATGGAAACAATTCAGATAATGGGTCATCTGAAAATAATGGGAATGGAAGTGAGTCAATTCCACAAGATAAAGTACAAGCTATTGTTGATATTGCTAAAGATCAAATAGGAAAACCTTACGTATGGGGAGCAGAAGGTCCTGATACTTTTGATTGTTCTGGATTAACATATTATGTATATGGAAAAGTAGGAATAAAGTTACCTAGAGTATCTAGAGATCAATATGGTGTTGGAACATATGTAAGTAGATCTAATTTACAGCCTGGAGATTTATTATTCTCAAGTACAGATGGAAGTGGAAATATAACACACGTTGGTATATATATTGGTAATGGAGAAATGATACACTCACCTAAACCAGGTGCAAATGTTCAAACAACTAATATAAATAGTTCTTATTGGCAAAATGCTCATATAGGTGCTAAAAGGGTTATATAA
- a CDS encoding thioredoxin family protein gives MTKMSLEELFDVGINFESAVGQGSKSERARIPKNHSRISLEENTIEFLKSIDFEVNFLVSGEIWCPDFQINISILKKFCDINSNFNISIITMARGKKYLSSILNIDKENFKGPTVCILDKNFNIKGIFEERPTVVKSIEDFESIKLDYYKGQYIHSSVNDFIKILKSI, from the coding sequence ATGACTAAAATGAGCCTAGAAGAATTATTTGATGTAGGTATTAATTTTGAAAGTGCAGTTGGACAAGGATCTAAAAGTGAAAGAGCTAGAATTCCCAAAAACCATTCTAGAATAAGCTTAGAGGAAAATACAATTGAATTTTTAAAAAGTATTGATTTTGAAGTCAATTTTTTAGTATCTGGTGAAATTTGGTGTCCTGATTTTCAAATCAATATAAGTATACTAAAAAAGTTCTGTGATATAAATTCAAACTTTAACATTTCTATTATAACTATGGCTAGAGGAAAAAAATACTTATCTTCTATATTAAATATAGATAAGGAAAACTTTAAAGGTCCAACAGTATGTATACTTGATAAAAATTTCAATATTAAAGGTATCTTCGAAGAAAGACCAACAGTGGTTAAGTCAATTGAAGATTTTGAGTCTATAAAATTAGACTATTACAAAGGACAATATATACATTCTAGTGTAAATGATTTTATAAAAATTCTAAAATCCATATAA
- a CDS encoding potassium channel family protein, translating into MRKKYIIYNAIMAILSLVIAIILVLELTLDLSYEAQFILNSIDLIIWIIFVADYVIRLYKSKNKTKFVKRNLIDLISIIPVYSIFRVFKAIRIFTIGRIARLSELSKVIRILAITRRSNKNLSEFMKTNNFNYTVGIAIVIIFAGSVTMSYVENISLGDALWWSIVTVTTVGYGDISPVTPLGRIVASILMIMGIGFLGSLTSTLSTYFIKKEKLKYQEMLKENEELQEQNEKEDIIEILDGEQPIDNDDDKKDNDINIEIQENINQNKAEYKNSVVKDIINRLERFDQITEEELKTMLKVLISLKEK; encoded by the coding sequence ATGAGAAAAAAATATATTATTTATAATGCAATTATGGCAATTCTTTCATTAGTAATTGCCATAATTTTGGTTTTAGAGCTAACTTTAGACTTAAGTTATGAGGCACAGTTTATATTAAATAGTATAGATTTAATAATATGGATTATATTTGTAGCAGATTATGTGATAAGGCTTTACAAGAGTAAAAATAAAACTAAATTTGTAAAAAGAAACCTTATAGATTTAATTTCTATAATACCTGTATACTCTATATTTAGAGTTTTTAAAGCGATTAGAATATTTACTATAGGACGGATAGCACGTTTATCTGAATTAAGTAAAGTAATAAGAATTTTAGCAATAACAAGAAGGTCAAATAAAAACTTATCTGAGTTTATGAAGACTAATAATTTTAATTATACTGTTGGAATTGCCATAGTTATTATATTTGCTGGCTCTGTAACTATGTCATACGTAGAAAACATTAGTTTAGGAGATGCATTATGGTGGAGCATTGTAACTGTAACTACAGTTGGGTATGGAGATATTTCACCTGTTACACCACTAGGACGAATTGTTGCATCTATTTTAATGATAATGGGAATAGGATTTTTAGGATCATTGACATCAACTTTATCAACATATTTTATAAAAAAGGAAAAACTAAAATATCAAGAAATGCTAAAGGAAAATGAAGAATTACAAGAACAAAATGAGAAGGAGGACATTATAGAAATTTTAGATGGTGAACAACCTATAGACAATGACGATGATAAAAAAGATAATGATATAAATATAGAAATACAAGAAAATATTAATCAAAATAAAGCAGAATATAAAAATAGCGTAGTAAAAGATATAATTAATAGGCTAGAAAGATTTGATCAAATAACAGAAGAAGAGCTTAAAACTATGCTTAAGGTATTAATATCTTTAAAAGAGAAATAA
- a CDS encoding sodium/glutamate symporter produces the protein MILIDLNIVSTLILSISLFFIGKFIKNRINLFNKFCIPAPVVGGLLFCILNLFLRYFKICTITMNTNIMGYLICFFFTTIGLSISLSLAKKGGKELIIYWILCGVLAFSQNILSLFLSKLTHINPLLGLMCGTISMVGGHGSAAAFGSTIEGLGIDNAVSVGIAAATFGLIFAGLLGGPVAKYLIEKNNLSSSLYTSNLKLLKNNTFKNFSITSSNSYKLDVSLFLEQILVILICISLGEFISKIIFNATTILIPSITGCMVISVLLRNVNDKIKFLDFDFNIIDLLSEISLGLFLTMALMSIDLFKLSSLFGPIILIVISQAIFIVLFSVFIVFKALGKNLDAAIMVSGIIGHCLGATPNALANMHSVSSSYGYSEKAFLVVPLVAAFLLDIFTMPSIIFFINILS, from the coding sequence TTGATATTAATAGATTTAAATATTGTATCTACACTTATACTTTCTATTTCACTCTTTTTTATCGGAAAATTTATAAAAAATAGAATAAATTTATTTAATAAGTTTTGTATACCAGCTCCTGTAGTTGGAGGTCTTTTATTTTGTATTTTAAATTTATTTTTAAGATATTTTAAAATTTGTACTATAACTATGAACACCAATATAATGGGTTATTTAATATGTTTTTTCTTTACTACAATAGGACTTAGCATAAGTCTTTCTCTGGCAAAAAAAGGTGGTAAAGAGCTAATTATTTATTGGATACTTTGTGGAGTTTTAGCATTTTCTCAAAATATCTTGTCACTTTTTTTATCAAAATTAACTCATATAAACCCACTTTTAGGTCTTATGTGTGGAACAATATCTATGGTAGGTGGTCATGGATCTGCTGCTGCATTTGGTTCTACAATTGAAGGACTAGGCATAGATAATGCCGTTAGCGTCGGAATAGCCGCTGCTACTTTTGGACTTATCTTTGCAGGTTTATTAGGAGGACCCGTAGCAAAATATCTTATAGAAAAAAATAACTTATCTTCTAGTTTATATACTTCAAATTTAAAATTATTAAAAAATAATACTTTTAAAAATTTCTCTATAACTTCTTCTAACTCATATAAACTAGATGTTTCATTATTTTTAGAGCAAATTTTAGTTATTTTAATTTGTATAAGCTTGGGAGAATTTATATCTAAAATTATTTTTAATGCAACAACTATATTAATTCCAAGTATAACAGGATGTATGGTAATTTCAGTGCTTTTAAGAAATGTAAATGATAAAATAAAATTTTTAGATTTTGATTTTAATATAATAGATTTATTGAGTGAAATTTCATTAGGTTTATTTTTAACTATGGCTCTTATGAGCATAGATTTATTTAAACTTTCTAGTTTGTTTGGCCCTATTATTTTAATAGTAATTTCCCAAGCTATATTTATAGTTTTATTCTCTGTATTTATAGTATTTAAAGCTTTAGGTAAAAATTTAGATGCAGCTATTATGGTAAGTGGAATAATCGGCCACTGTTTGGGTGCCACACCTAACGCATTAGCTAATATGCATTCAGTAAGTAGTTCTTACGGTTATTCTGAAAAGGCATTTTTAGTGGTTCCTTTAGTTGCTGCATTTTTATTGGATATTTTCACCATGCCTTCAATTATATTTTTTATTAATATCTTATCCTAG
- a CDS encoding MarR family winged helix-turn-helix transcriptional regulator has translation MEFELVNRYKTEINKDFRKYAESVLKEYDFTIANLKYLFIIERNQGINLNEIATELNIDKAMVTRGIKKLVDLGYVNKDQDENDTRAYKLSVSEKGDKILNSLRGIFKEWFDKVTHDFSEEERTIYIKLMKKVYENRVYKS, from the coding sequence TTGGAGTTTGAGTTGGTTAACAGGTATAAAACCGAAATAAATAAAGATTTTAGAAAGTATGCGGAATCAGTATTAAAAGAATATGATTTTACAATAGCTAATTTAAAATATTTATTTATAATAGAAAGAAATCAAGGTATAAATTTAAATGAAATAGCGACTGAGCTTAACATAGATAAAGCAATGGTTACAAGAGGTATAAAAAAACTTGTTGATTTAGGTTATGTAAATAAAGATCAAGATGAAAATGATACAAGAGCATACAAACTTTCAGTAAGTGAAAAGGGAGATAAGATATTAAATTCTCTTAGAGGTATATTTAAAGAATGGTTTGATAAAGTAACTCATGATTTCTCGGAAGAAGAAAGAACAATCTATATAAAATTAATGAAAAAAGTATATGAAAATAGAGTATATAAATCATAA
- a CDS encoding double-cubane-cluster-containing anaerobic reductase: protein MINLPDKFESFNEARRNGFIKAKELKESGKKMVGTFCTYTPAEIPMAAGAVTVGVCGVSEEPIPDAEKVLPRNLCPLIKSSYGHAITDTCPYFYFSDMLIGETTCDGKKKMYEELAKVKPTHVMHLPNMQRGEYTYKLWKEEIKILKEETEKLLGVTITDEDIKLAIKDKNEERKLLKEYYELAKLKPSALTGTELHQVLYQSGFKFDRDELKLELRSLIDLMKKRYEDGNCPVDKDKPRILITGSPIAGINEKIIKTIEDSGASIVAYELCGAIRNNDELVDENNEDVYDALAKKYLNIGCSCMMHNDNREKMLDRLVDEYEVDGVIDVVLQACHTFNVESYRIKEFITNEKNIPYMTIETDYSKSDTEQLRTRFEAFIEMIEDGVCVK, encoded by the coding sequence ATGATAAATTTACCAGATAAATTTGAGAGTTTTAATGAAGCAAGAAGGAATGGATTTATAAAAGCAAAAGAATTAAAAGAAAGCGGTAAAAAAATGGTTGGGACATTTTGCACATATACTCCAGCAGAAATCCCTATGGCAGCGGGTGCTGTCACAGTTGGTGTTTGTGGTGTAAGTGAAGAACCTATTCCAGATGCAGAAAAAGTTCTACCAAGAAACCTTTGCCCATTAATTAAATCAAGTTATGGACATGCTATAACAGATACCTGTCCTTATTTTTACTTCTCAGATATGCTAATAGGAGAAACGACTTGCGATGGAAAGAAAAAAATGTATGAAGAGTTAGCCAAGGTAAAGCCTACTCATGTAATGCATTTACCTAATATGCAAAGAGGAGAATATACATATAAACTTTGGAAAGAAGAAATAAAAATACTAAAAGAAGAAACTGAAAAATTATTAGGTGTGACTATAACTGATGAGGATATTAAATTAGCTATAAAAGATAAAAATGAAGAAAGAAAGCTATTAAAAGAATATTATGAGTTAGCTAAATTAAAACCATCAGCTTTAACAGGAACGGAATTGCATCAAGTACTATATCAATCAGGATTTAAATTTGATAGAGATGAGCTTAAATTAGAACTAAGAAGCTTAATAGATTTAATGAAAAAAAGATATGAAGATGGAAATTGTCCTGTGGATAAAGATAAACCTAGAATATTAATTACAGGATCACCAATAGCAGGTATAAACGAAAAGATTATAAAGACTATAGAAGATAGCGGAGCTTCGATAGTCGCATATGAACTTTGCGGTGCTATAAGAAATAATGATGAGCTTGTTGATGAAAATAATGAAGATGTATATGATGCATTAGCTAAAAAATATTTAAATATAGGATGCTCTTGCATGATGCATAATGATAATAGAGAAAAGATGTTAGATAGATTAGTAGATGAATATGAAGTTGATGGTGTTATAGATGTAGTACTTCAAGCTTGCCATACGTTTAATGTTGAAAGTTATAGAATAAAGGAATTTATAACTAATGAAAAAAATATACCATATATGACTATAGAAACTGATTACTCTAAGTCTGATACAGAACAGTTAAGAACTAGATTTGAAGCGTTTATAGAGATGATAGAAGATGGAGTATGCGTAAAATAG
- a CDS encoding cation:proton antiporter: MENTVEAIATNNLLLIFAAIAITGIVLGKVSEIIKIPDVILYLIAGIIIGPAVLNLISIESFPIENNLILTFGSAFILYEGGREINLKVLNKVKISVGMLATIGVIISAGVVGVFAGKIFGLPIMTALLLGAVIASTDPAALIPVFKQVTIKDKIKQTVVSESAFNDAVGAILVSTLLGVVTSGQLSIAKSLEELVISTVVGISVGVAMGYIFSVLISDKKWGIFHSYAPIMSILKVALAYEVAVLLHGSGYMAVFIAGLIAGNKKIFGLWVPEYDFYSEHCFRESVGSLCRMAIFVVLGTQVNLAALSQYWAPALAVVLVLMFVARPLVVLVSTSFDKNAKWTLKDKLFMMWVRETGVIPAALSGIIVSMKIPGYEIISSVVFMTILVTLIVQASTTKLVAKKLGVLEEEQEEKIKSVA, encoded by the coding sequence ATGGAAAATACAGTAGAAGCAATTGCAACTAACAACTTATTATTAATATTTGCAGCTATTGCTATAACAGGTATAGTATTAGGTAAAGTTAGTGAAATTATAAAAATCCCAGACGTTATATTATATTTAATTGCAGGAATAATAATTGGACCAGCAGTTCTTAACTTAATAAGTATAGAGTCTTTTCCTATAGAAAATAATTTAATACTTACATTTGGTTCAGCGTTCATATTATATGAGGGTGGTAGAGAGATAAATTTAAAAGTTTTAAATAAAGTAAAAATAAGTGTTGGTATGTTGGCAACAATAGGAGTTATAATATCAGCTGGAGTAGTTGGAGTGTTTGCTGGAAAAATTTTCGGATTACCTATAATGACAGCATTACTTTTAGGCGCTGTTATAGCATCAACAGATCCAGCAGCTTTAATACCAGTATTCAAACAAGTAACTATAAAAGATAAAATAAAGCAGACTGTAGTTAGTGAATCAGCATTCAATGATGCAGTAGGAGCTATATTAGTGTCAACATTACTAGGTGTTGTGACAAGTGGACAATTATCAATAGCAAAAAGCTTAGAAGAATTAGTTATATCAACTGTTGTAGGAATAAGTGTTGGTGTGGCTATGGGGTATATATTCTCAGTATTAATATCTGATAAGAAGTGGGGAATATTTCATTCATATGCTCCAATAATGTCTATATTAAAAGTAGCATTAGCCTATGAAGTAGCTGTACTTCTACATGGGAGTGGGTATATGGCAGTGTTTATAGCTGGATTAATAGCTGGAAATAAAAAAATATTTGGCCTTTGGGTTCCGGAATACGATTTCTATTCAGAACATTGCTTTAGAGAGAGTGTTGGATCATTATGTCGTATGGCAATATTTGTAGTACTAGGAACACAAGTCAATTTAGCAGCACTTTCGCAATATTGGGCTCCAGCATTAGCTGTTGTACTAGTATTAATGTTTGTTGCTAGGCCATTAGTAGTTTTAGTATCTACATCATTTGACAAAAATGCAAAATGGACTCTTAAAGATAAATTATTCATGATGTGGGTTAGAGAAACAGGTGTTATACCAGCGGCATTATCTGGAATAATAGTTTCAATGAAAATACCAGGGTATGAAATCATATCGTCAGTTGTATTTATGACTATATTAGTAACACTAATTGTACAAGCAAGTACTACTAAGCTAGTGGCTAAAAAACTTGGAGTATTAGAAGAAGAACAAGAAGAAAAAATAAAATCAGTTGCTTAA